The proteins below come from a single Lactobacillus johnsonii genomic window:
- a CDS encoding D-alanine--D-alanine ligase family protein translates to MTDKIKVGLIFGGNSSEYEVSIMSAHNIYEEIDTNKFDVYPMWITNDGYLADDADSRKVLDNPKMEVANPHKVANISNIIELKDRPEIDVFFPIVHGNLGEDGCLQGLFRVLDKPFVGDDVLAAAVTMDKEMTKILAQRAGVPVAKWIAVKRFEYNDPDNEKLDYEYVASQLGSDLFVKPSNQGSSVGVSHVTNEKEYKVALAEAFKYDDKVLVEETVHGTEVETAVLGNDKPIVAGVGQIINAKDSFYTYENKYDDDSTSTLEIPAKLPEGIVETVRKNALKVFQATECSGLARIDSMLRSEDNEVVLTEVNALPGFTNISMYPKLFEEIGIPYTDLITKLIDYAMERYDHKKTLLHKHD, encoded by the coding sequence ATGACTGACAAAATTAAGGTAGGTTTGATCTTCGGTGGAAATTCTTCAGAATATGAAGTTTCTATCATGTCTGCCCACAACATTTATGAAGAAATTGATACTAATAAATTTGATGTTTATCCAATGTGGATTACTAACGATGGATACTTAGCTGATGATGCAGATTCTCGCAAAGTATTAGATAATCCTAAAATGGAAGTAGCTAATCCTCATAAAGTAGCTAATATTTCTAACATTATTGAATTAAAAGATCGTCCTGAAATTGACGTATTTTTCCCAATTGTACACGGAAACTTAGGTGAAGATGGTTGTTTACAAGGACTATTTAGAGTTTTAGATAAGCCATTTGTTGGAGACGATGTTTTAGCAGCAGCTGTAACGATGGATAAGGAAATGACTAAGATCCTCGCTCAACGTGCTGGTGTTCCTGTAGCAAAATGGATTGCAGTTAAGCGTTTTGAATATAACGATCCAGATAACGAGAAGTTAGACTATGAATACGTAGCTAGCCAATTGGGATCAGATTTATTTGTTAAGCCATCAAACCAAGGCTCTTCAGTTGGTGTAAGTCATGTTACTAACGAAAAAGAATATAAGGTTGCTTTAGCTGAAGCCTTTAAATACGATGATAAGGTTTTAGTTGAAGAAACTGTTCATGGTACTGAAGTAGAAACTGCTGTTTTAGGCAATGATAAACCAATCGTTGCTGGTGTTGGTCAAATTATTAACGCAAAAGATTCGTTCTATACCTATGAAAATAAGTATGATGATGACTCAACATCAACTTTAGAAATTCCTGCTAAGCTTCCTGAGGGAATTGTTGAAACAGTTAGAAAGAATGCCTTAAAGGTGTTCCAAGCAACTGAATGTAGCGGCTTGGCTCGTATCGATTCGATGCTTCGTAGTGAAGATAATGAAGTTGTTCTAACAGAAGTAAATGCTCTTCCTGGTTTCACTAATATTAGTATGTATCCTAAGTTATTTGAAGAAATTGGAATTCCATACACTGACTTAATTACTAAATTAATTGATTACGCAATGGAACGCTACGATCATAAGAAGACTTTGTTACATAAACATGATTAA
- a CDS encoding transcriptional regulator has protein sequence MASDHNFEELEAPAKTAEELHISVATLRKYSLIVEKVTGNKDYYERTKQKSRLYSAKDIEDLKAFRALSKNADLTLQEAARQIFAVSDKKTEEVKKAAKMQKSVATNTAIVDADQVVKLLTMLQNTIASQNKAIEDLQKQVARVEAQNKKLIDRSHQLAEPESEDSKEKANNKDQEAAKEITEEQKSEQEAHEEILRKARENEEKRRKQQVEENIHRTLAQMQIRPKKKHHWWDRFFK, from the coding sequence ATGGCAAGCGACCATAATTTTGAAGAACTTGAGGCCCCAGCAAAAACGGCAGAAGAACTTCATATTAGCGTAGCAACATTAAGAAAGTATTCTTTAATTGTGGAAAAGGTTACTGGAAATAAAGATTACTATGAAAGAACCAAGCAAAAGTCTCGCTTGTACTCGGCAAAGGATATTGAAGATTTAAAAGCTTTTAGAGCATTGTCTAAAAATGCGGATTTAACCTTGCAAGAAGCAGCTAGACAAATCTTTGCAGTAAGCGATAAGAAAACTGAAGAAGTTAAAAAAGCAGCAAAAATGCAAAAATCAGTTGCTACTAATACTGCCATTGTTGATGCTGATCAAGTAGTAAAACTTTTAACAATGCTACAAAATACTATTGCAAGTCAGAATAAAGCAATTGAAGATTTGCAGAAGCAGGTAGCGCGTGTTGAAGCTCAAAACAAAAAATTAATTGATCGTTCACACCAATTAGCTGAGCCGGAATCAGAAGATTCTAAAGAAAAAGCTAATAATAAAGATCAGGAAGCTGCCAAAGAGATTACTGAAGAACAAAAAAGTGAGCAAGAGGCTCATGAAGAAATTTTAAGAAAAGCTAGAGAGAACGAAGAAAAGCGTCGTAAGCAACAGGTAGAAGAAAATATTCATCGTACCCTAGCTCAAATGCAAATTCGTCCTAAGAAAAAACACCATTGGTGGGATCGCTTTTTCAAGTAA
- a CDS encoding cation:proton antiporter — MELMISTFTLAIAAAISIIIAQAIDKVSVNYVSMLVGIIIGLIPFLNSQVANFDSEIFMELIVAPLLFFEGQKTRIHNIGRRIKEIIGLTVVMVLLALIVSGFSIHFLTGISLPLAFIIGSISTPTDATASEAVTNGLRMPRRVTASLKAESLFNDASGIILLNMSLLWFANGYINYGQTIHDFFVSSLGGAVLGFAVAWIIIIFRQSLVRSRFNSLNAQNLIYILTPLALYALAEDLHVSGIIAVVVAGLLHNAESQQSLLLNSRQIHMGRDLQNLISDIFNSMVFIILGLMMVRISRNKLFNGDLAKWILVGFIVYLANLLVRYVYGRLVIRYDRRESTVFSLGGIHGAVTLALALTISANFLGTKNYNLVIMSEAVLIILSMLVPTIVFQFILPYEVSDEEAHIVMEKIRNEMVKRALISVHKMYLPKRVKRHVIYTLLNQKRVVKTREYMRVLLKTIDQPNLTKSEQYLQRLAFFRAFAIEREYLEMIGQKESKYRTYILSLYNDVLLAESLIIESDDE, encoded by the coding sequence ATGGAACTTATGATTTCAACTTTTACCCTAGCAATTGCCGCGGCAATTAGTATCATCATTGCGCAAGCAATTGATAAGGTATCTGTTAACTATGTAAGCATGCTTGTTGGGATAATTATTGGTCTTATCCCCTTCTTAAATAGCCAAGTTGCTAACTTTGATTCAGAAATTTTTATGGAATTGATCGTAGCTCCACTTTTGTTTTTTGAAGGTCAAAAAACTAGAATTCATAACATTGGTAGAAGAATTAAGGAAATCATTGGGTTGACTGTGGTTATGGTTTTACTCGCCCTAATTGTAAGCGGCTTTAGTATCCATTTTCTTACTGGCATCAGTCTTCCACTTGCATTTATTATTGGGAGTATTAGTACACCAACGGATGCAACAGCAAGTGAAGCCGTAACTAATGGTTTACGAATGCCTAGACGAGTAACAGCTTCATTAAAAGCTGAGTCACTTTTCAATGATGCTTCAGGAATCATTTTACTGAATATGAGTTTGCTTTGGTTTGCCAATGGTTACATCAACTATGGGCAAACTATTCATGACTTCTTTGTTTCCTCATTAGGTGGAGCGGTATTAGGTTTTGCAGTTGCTTGGATAATTATTATTTTTCGACAAAGTCTGGTTAGATCACGATTTAATTCTTTAAATGCACAGAATTTAATTTATATCCTTACCCCGCTAGCACTTTATGCGTTAGCAGAAGATTTACATGTTTCGGGAATTATTGCCGTTGTGGTTGCTGGCTTATTACATAATGCAGAATCTCAGCAAAGTTTACTTCTTAATTCAAGACAAATCCATATGGGACGAGACTTGCAAAATCTTATTTCAGATATTTTCAACAGTATGGTTTTTATCATTTTGGGACTAATGATGGTCAGAATATCCCGAAATAAATTATTTAATGGTGACTTAGCCAAGTGGATTCTTGTTGGCTTCATTGTTTATCTCGCAAATTTACTTGTTCGTTATGTCTATGGACGTTTAGTTATTCGCTATGATCGACGAGAAAGTACTGTATTTTCACTTGGAGGTATTCATGGTGCTGTTACTCTTGCTCTAGCCTTAACAATTAGTGCTAACTTTTTAGGAACTAAAAACTACAATCTAGTTATTATGTCTGAAGCAGTTTTAATTATTTTGAGCATGCTTGTACCCACGATTGTATTTCAATTTATTCTTCCCTATGAAGTTAGTGATGAAGAAGCACACATTGTTATGGAGAAGATCCGTAATGAAATGGTTAAACGAGCTCTAATTTCAGTCCATAAAATGTACCTACCTAAAAGAGTTAAGCGCCATGTTATCTATACTTTACTCAATCAAAAAAGAGTTGTTAAAACACGAGAATACATGCGTGTGTTGCTAAAAACAATTGATCAGCCTAATCTAACTAAATCAGAACAGTATTTACAGCGTTTAGCATTTTTTAGAGCATTTGCTATTGAGCGTGAATATTTAGAAATGATTGGACAAAAAGAGAGTAAATATAGAACGTATATCTTAAGTCTGTATAACGACGTATTACTAGCTGAATCATTAATTATTGAATCTGATGATGAATAA
- a CDS encoding YibE/F family protein codes for MKKNAKIWLSLVVLFVGIFFTLITYFSTAFASKPIAVITDSQIKDTLVDKTKDNYENKDEVRQQNLHLKILSGKYKGKTFLVTNTYSPSQAVSQKYRPHQRVIISFIKGKPKLVEPKRDWVVVLSMFLTISVIVLITGKQASLLLISMILNSIIFYFVIKSDVKENGTRIFLIYSIAAILFTFVSLVIVQGFNQKMLVTLTATLLGVFVSFGIFYLVMRVTHERGIDYEAVDYATQDPRALFLSQTILGVLGAVMDEATDIVSSLYALAKHKADLTFKELFISGRTLGQEIMGPLINVLVLIFMAEALPMTILYLRDNNTLVYTFKYTLSLGVIQSLSSAIGIVLTVIFATLCSALFLRNKKAEVVEK; via the coding sequence GTGAAGAAGAATGCGAAAATTTGGCTTAGTTTAGTAGTCTTATTTGTGGGAATATTTTTTACTCTAATTACCTATTTTTCAACTGCTTTTGCAAGTAAGCCAATTGCAGTCATTACTGATAGTCAAATAAAAGATACACTAGTTGATAAGACAAAAGACAACTATGAAAATAAAGACGAGGTACGGCAACAAAATTTACATTTAAAAATTTTGTCCGGAAAATATAAAGGGAAGACATTCTTAGTTACTAACACATATTCGCCGTCCCAAGCAGTTTCACAAAAGTATCGGCCTCATCAGCGTGTAATTATTTCATTTATTAAAGGTAAACCTAAATTAGTTGAACCAAAACGTGACTGGGTTGTTGTTTTAAGTATGTTTTTGACGATTAGTGTAATTGTTTTAATTACAGGAAAACAGGCTAGCTTACTTTTAATTTCAATGATTTTAAATAGTATCATTTTTTATTTTGTAATTAAGAGTGATGTAAAGGAAAATGGAACAAGAATTTTCTTGATTTATAGTATCGCAGCAATTCTGTTTACTTTTGTATCTCTAGTAATAGTACAAGGCTTTAATCAAAAGATGCTGGTGACTTTAACTGCTACTTTGTTAGGAGTTTTTGTTTCTTTTGGTATCTTTTATTTAGTTATGAGAGTAACTCATGAGCGTGGAATTGATTATGAGGCAGTTGACTATGCTACTCAAGATCCTCGAGCTTTATTTTTATCTCAAACAATTCTAGGAGTTCTTGGCGCAGTCATGGATGAAGCAACTGATATTGTTTCTAGTCTTTATGCACTTGCAAAACATAAGGCCGACTTAACATTTAAAGAACTATTTATTAGCGGACGAACTTTAGGGCAAGAAATTATGGGGCCACTAATAAATGTATTGGTTTTAATTTTTATGGCTGAAGCCCTACCTATGACAATTTTGTATCTAAGAGATAATAATACTTTAGTCTATACCTTTAAATATACCCTTTCTTTAGGGGTCATCCAGAGTTTAAGCTCGGCGATCGGAATTGTACTGACAGTGATTTTTGCAACTCTATGTAGTGCTCTCTTTTTAAGAAATAAAAAAGCAGAGGTGGTAGAAAAATGA
- a CDS encoding YibE/F family protein: MTTLTALLLILLILMIIVGGKTGFKSYLSVVINACLLILVALLISWGVNIVLVGAIFIPLKLLTIIYLGTHDYTVAKNAFLTALCVSVIVMLIIILFENLAQTQGFGDQAGEELIGLSLNVGISFSQIAILVAIFSMLGAIAEASVAMSAGLLELKRHDPNITQKQLIESGNEVGADVLGTAMNTILFGLFGSFLPIFIWYMRLNYSLFEILNDKLFVDEFLIIVYSFIGVLLTVPLTTIFLAHTLTNKENKK, translated from the coding sequence ATGACAACTTTAACTGCTCTTTTATTAATTCTTTTGATATTGATGATTATAGTTGGAGGAAAAACTGGCTTTAAGAGTTATCTAAGCGTCGTTATCAATGCCTGTTTACTGATTTTAGTTGCACTGCTTATTTCTTGGGGAGTAAATATTGTATTAGTCGGAGCAATATTTATTCCTTTGAAATTACTGACGATTATTTATTTAGGAACACATGATTATACTGTAGCCAAAAATGCCTTTTTAACTGCCTTATGTGTAAGTGTAATTGTAATGCTGATAATTATCTTGTTTGAAAATTTAGCGCAAACTCAAGGCTTTGGAGACCAGGCAGGGGAAGAATTAATTGGTTTATCATTAAATGTAGGAATTAGTTTTTCTCAAATCGCAATTTTAGTTGCAATCTTTTCAATGCTAGGTGCAATTGCGGAAGCCAGTGTTGCAATGAGTGCTGGTTTACTTGAGTTAAAGCGGCATGACCCTAACATTACTCAAAAGCAATTAATCGAAAGCGGAAATGAAGTTGGTGCGGATGTATTAGGGACCGCCATGAATACAATCTTATTTGGTTTATTTGGTAGTTTTCTCCCAATATTTATTTGGTATATGAGACTAAATTATTCCTTATTTGAAATTTTAAATGATAAACTTTTTGTGGATGAGTTTTTAATTATTGTATATTCGTTCATTGGCGTGCTTTTAACGGTACCATTAACTACAATATTCTTAGCACATACTTTAACGAATAAAGAAAATAAAAAGTAG
- a CDS encoding alpha/beta hydrolase, producing the protein MKIYNLTLTNFNGREFNITYYSLQDNPQLLLKKRPLMLVFPGGSFDHLSLREGEPVALAYAAHGFDAAIVSYNLTTDPGRIYPDAALSGLTAVAYFRENSEKLGLAKDKITTIGFSAGGHVVSSMNVMAESQKWQSEYHFEHDKVSPNATILGYPLINIKDIGFPLPPDAKEKMSSAKDLLDTAVGVTPQTPPTFIFQAVDDPVVLIDNTIEYITALRKNRVRFEAHLFNKGGHGFSLATPELATKERKADAHLAHWFELSLEWLKDRRIYVWFHVKQKHI; encoded by the coding sequence ATGAAAATATATAATTTAACGTTAACAAATTTTAATGGGCGTGAATTTAACATTACTTATTATAGTTTGCAAGATAATCCGCAACTTCTCCTAAAGAAAAGACCACTAATGTTAGTCTTTCCAGGTGGTAGTTTTGATCATTTATCATTAAGAGAAGGAGAACCAGTTGCCCTAGCTTATGCAGCTCATGGATTTGATGCAGCAATAGTGTCATATAATTTAACTACCGATCCTGGCAGAATTTATCCTGACGCTGCTTTATCTGGTTTAACTGCTGTTGCATACTTTAGAGAAAACAGTGAGAAGTTAGGTCTTGCTAAGGATAAAATTACGACAATTGGTTTTTCAGCTGGCGGCCATGTTGTTAGTTCGATGAATGTAATGGCAGAAAGTCAAAAGTGGCAGTCTGAATATCATTTTGAGCATGATAAAGTATCACCAAATGCGACTATTTTAGGTTATCCGTTAATTAATATTAAAGATATTGGTTTTCCCTTACCACCTGATGCTAAGGAAAAAATGTCAAGTGCAAAAGATTTACTTGATACAGCTGTCGGGGTTACTCCCCAAACTCCTCCTACTTTTATTTTTCAGGCAGTAGATGATCCGGTTGTATTAATTGATAATACGATTGAATATATTACTGCATTAAGAAAAAATAGGGTTCGCTTTGAGGCCCATTTGTTTAATAAGGGTGGACATGGTTTTTCTCTTGCTACTCCTGAGTTAGCTACTAAAGAACGTAAAGCTGATGCGCATCTTGCTCATTGGTTTGAATTGAGCCTTGAATGGTTGAAAGATAGAAGAATTTACGTTTGGTTTCACGTGAAACAAAAACATATATAG
- a CDS encoding DUF5110 domain-containing protein, with translation MSEITNKQQPQHLSRLVHVAKGTRYYDLQFADGTRARLYIIAKGIFRLIVDPAAEFKPLTPSLTIAASNFSLRPFEDSQLLVTDETFTIKSGQFSLRLQKNPAIFSIFDDQLHRYRMMQSSPIELGSDYSSEFLRQNKNEFYYGGGMQNGSFSHKGKIIEIKNTNLTGPGAVACPEGFFWSNAGFAELRNTWKDGIYNFKSDDGTTAVITHQTPIFDNFYLLGDSPAEILRQYYKITGSPLFLPKYALGLGYLGNYLDTCWTAAKPQENSAIKFEDGNTYKIAHSNDDIVAKSSLNGEEQYQFSARAMIERYNSYHLPLSWFVPNYESKQDLNEDEMNNLVDFAKDQNVKIGFYGSLPTDAPANFLKFKTDPANFPNEKIMQDFAIASEPLIDKNQTNRPWAMASNGWSAIQTLATTANEGVGGEWEQIATEIASFLSMSLSGQPNVGSAIDGKEGGGNAQVNIRDLQWKVFTPLLYSIDNYGNIQKTPFAFNAKMTRITRAYLKLREKITPYLYTLTRAAQDGMPIVRPLFLAFPHERVNYTNQVKHEFMLGNNLLIAPITNGREDPSGASLKDNLYLPDHRTMWIDLFTGKKLIGGRIYDKLHYPLWHLPVYVRGGAILQESLRSALVYPQSKSSAILYEDDNQTNDYEKGHAATTQITSSVSGSNLHITVYPTEGSYTGLEEKQITNLTIMSDRYPGKVSLKLNDQFVPLTEYNDLDSFNKAEEGIFYQQDYMPCKEFGYFTGQLQPALRVKMPAVDIHDNKFELMIENFSYGSEVEQHAIIDSAMASPRSAAILTDRLTSKSITITWTNPTNFADKNIMADIEVNGIVHTNIDGNTFTFHELEPNTRYRFRIRNKFGNKVSDWSEYFGTHTKRDQMDYAISNVTVSSTGESEEDLPVENLTDLKLASEWLSKDQITKDSPLDLTFNFNHIYKLSRMVYVPRSRDRIGHVLRVQVAISKDGENFSDFSKEINWPNDAKNKVIGLRDVVAKSIKLRILATSDNLASGKEVLFFMAKE, from the coding sequence ATGTCTGAAATTACTAACAAACAACAACCTCAACATTTAAGTCGTTTAGTCCACGTGGCTAAGGGTACTCGCTACTATGATTTGCAATTTGCAGATGGAACAAGAGCGCGTCTATACATTATTGCTAAAGGTATCTTTCGTTTAATCGTTGATCCAGCAGCAGAATTTAAGCCTTTAACTCCATCATTAACTATCGCAGCAAGTAACTTTAGTTTGCGTCCATTTGAAGATTCTCAGCTTTTAGTAACCGATGAGACTTTCACCATTAAAAGCGGTCAGTTTTCACTTCGCTTACAAAAGAATCCAGCTATCTTCAGTATTTTCGATGATCAACTACATCGCTACCGCATGATGCAAAGTAGTCCAATTGAACTGGGGAGCGATTATTCTAGCGAATTCTTACGTCAGAACAAAAACGAATTCTACTACGGTGGCGGGATGCAAAATGGAAGCTTCAGCCACAAAGGAAAAATTATCGAGATTAAAAATACTAATTTAACTGGTCCCGGTGCTGTTGCTTGTCCAGAAGGATTTTTCTGGTCAAATGCTGGTTTTGCAGAGTTGAGAAACACATGGAAAGATGGTATCTACAACTTTAAGAGTGATGACGGGACTACAGCAGTTATTACCCATCAAACTCCTATTTTTGATAATTTCTATCTTTTAGGAGATTCTCCAGCGGAAATATTGCGTCAGTACTATAAAATTACGGGGTCTCCTCTTTTCTTGCCAAAATATGCACTCGGTCTGGGTTATCTTGGTAACTACCTTGATACTTGTTGGACAGCAGCTAAACCTCAAGAAAATAGTGCAATTAAATTTGAAGACGGCAATACTTATAAAATTGCGCATAGCAATGATGATATTGTGGCCAAGTCCTCTCTTAATGGAGAAGAACAGTACCAATTTTCTGCTCGGGCAATGATTGAAAGGTACAATTCATATCATCTTCCACTTAGTTGGTTTGTTCCTAACTATGAAAGCAAACAAGACTTAAACGAAGATGAAATGAATAATTTAGTTGATTTTGCAAAAGATCAAAATGTAAAAATAGGATTCTATGGATCCTTGCCTACTGATGCACCAGCTAATTTTTTAAAGTTCAAGACTGATCCTGCTAATTTTCCTAATGAAAAAATAATGCAGGACTTTGCTATCGCTAGTGAACCTCTAATTGATAAAAATCAAACCAATCGTCCTTGGGCAATGGCAAGTAATGGCTGGAGTGCTATTCAAACTTTGGCTACTACTGCAAATGAAGGTGTTGGTGGTGAATGGGAACAAATTGCTACTGAAATTGCTAGCTTTTTAAGTATGTCTCTTTCTGGGCAGCCAAATGTAGGAAGTGCTATTGATGGAAAAGAAGGCGGCGGTAATGCACAAGTAAATATCCGTGACTTACAATGGAAAGTCTTTACTCCACTTCTTTATTCAATTGATAATTATGGTAATATCCAAAAAACACCATTTGCATTTAATGCAAAAATGACTAGAATTACTCGCGCCTATCTTAAACTTAGAGAAAAAATCACTCCATATCTCTATACTCTTACGCGCGCGGCCCAAGATGGAATGCCAATTGTTAGACCACTCTTCTTAGCTTTCCCTCATGAACGAGTTAACTATACTAACCAAGTTAAACATGAATTTATGCTAGGAAATAACCTACTAATCGCTCCAATCACTAACGGGCGAGAAGATCCAAGTGGCGCTTCCCTAAAGGATAACCTCTACTTACCTGATCATCGAACAATGTGGATTGACCTCTTCACTGGTAAAAAACTAATTGGTGGTCGAATTTACGATAAGTTGCATTACCCACTCTGGCATCTTCCTGTATATGTACGCGGCGGTGCAATTTTACAAGAGTCATTAAGAAGTGCCCTTGTTTACCCACAAAGTAAAAGCTCAGCTATTTTATATGAAGATGACAATCAAACTAATGATTATGAAAAGGGTCATGCAGCTACCACACAAATCACTAGCTCTGTTAGCGGATCAAATCTTCATATTACAGTCTACCCAACTGAAGGCAGCTACACTGGTCTTGAAGAGAAACAAATTACTAATTTAACTATTATGTCTGATCGTTATCCTGGTAAAGTTTCTCTTAAACTAAACGATCAATTTGTTCCACTAACTGAATATAACGATCTTGATAGCTTTAACAAAGCTGAAGAAGGTATCTTCTACCAACAAGACTATATGCCATGCAAAGAATTTGGTTACTTTACTGGTCAACTGCAACCAGCTCTTAGAGTGAAGATGCCTGCTGTTGATATTCATGATAATAAGTTCGAACTGATGATTGAAAACTTTAGTTATGGTAGCGAAGTAGAACAACATGCTATTATTGACTCAGCAATGGCTTCTCCAAGAAGTGCAGCAATTTTAACTGACCGCTTAACTTCAAAGAGCATTACTATTACCTGGACTAATCCAACTAATTTCGCAGATAAAAATATAATGGCCGATATCGAAGTTAACGGAATTGTTCATACTAATATTGACGGTAATACTTTTACTTTCCATGAGCTTGAACCTAATACACGCTACCGCTTCAGAATTAGAAATAAGTTCGGTAATAAAGTATCTGATTGGTCAGAATACTTTGGCACCCATACAAAGCGTGATCAGATGGATTATGCCATTTCAAATGTTACAGTTTCTAGTACGGGAGAAAGCGAAGAGGATTTACCAGTCGAAAATCTAACTGATCTTAAATTAGCTAGTGAGTGGCTTTCTAAAGATCAAATCACTAAAGATAGTCCTTTAGACTTAACTTTTAATTTCAACCATATTTATAAACTCAGCCGCATGGTTTATGTTCCTCGTTCACGTGATCGCATCGGTCATGTTTTACGTGTTCAAGTTGCTATTTCCAAAGACGGAGAAAACTTCAGCGACTTTAGTAAAGAAATTAATTGGCCAAATGATGCTAAAAACAAGGTAATTGGCTTAAGAGATGTAGTTGCTAAATCAATTAAACTTAGAATTTTGGCAACTTCCGATAATTTAGCCTCTGGAAAAGAAGTTCTATTCTTTATGGCAAAAGAATAA
- a CDS encoding GntR family transcriptional regulator, protein MKKPLYQQVISDLEKKIKTEMKPNDRLPSERQLLKEYGVSRNTIRLALNDLEERGIIYRLHGKGTFVSTIYLDQTNLGSMYSFSEQMSEAGHKPTTQNRTLELVTPEEDVANQLNLKAGEKAYKLVRLRLADGVPLMYGETYLPEKIFPNLKMSDLKENLYTVMKQKYNEQSILAFEDVQAVNLDENDSKILGVKPGDASLKIFRRAINDKNVPIEFTISLARGDRFIYRSRQYNHLV, encoded by the coding sequence ATGAAAAAACCACTTTATCAGCAAGTTATTTCAGATCTCGAAAAGAAAATTAAGACTGAAATGAAGCCAAATGATCGATTACCGAGTGAACGACAACTTTTGAAAGAATATGGTGTTAGTCGAAATACGATTCGATTAGCATTAAATGATTTAGAAGAACGTGGCATTATTTATCGATTGCATGGAAAAGGTACATTTGTTTCGACAATTTATCTAGATCAAACTAACTTGGGAAGTATGTATTCTTTTAGTGAGCAAATGTCTGAAGCAGGCCACAAGCCAACAACACAAAACCGCACATTAGAACTTGTGACACCTGAAGAAGACGTTGCAAATCAGCTTAATTTAAAAGCTGGTGAGAAAGCATACAAATTAGTTAGGTTACGTCTAGCTGATGGAGTACCACTAATGTATGGAGAAACTTATTTACCTGAAAAAATTTTCCCTAATCTAAAAATGTCAGACCTAAAGGAAAACTTATATACAGTGATGAAGCAAAAATATAATGAACAAAGTATTCTTGCTTTTGAAGATGTACAAGCCGTTAATTTAGACGAAAATGACAGCAAGATTTTAGGTGTTAAGCCTGGGGATGCAAGTTTGAAGATTTTTAGACGGGCAATCAATGATAAAAATGTGCCGATCGAGTTCACTATTTCTCTCGCTAGAGGAGATAGATTTATTTATCGATCACGTCAATATAATCATTTAGTTTAA